In the genome of Myxococcus stipitatus, one region contains:
- a CDS encoding DUF6624 domain-containing protein, with protein sequence MRRLVVVLTALNLAACAHGGGTASETAEVGVQKAPPLTVEATPEARQAASEAEGLARRGESAQSLPLYRVAWEGGVRTKDVAYNAACAAALAKASDEALVWLGRAVEAGFDNAKHMKNDPDLVSLRELPGYAPLEQKVAAAEAKLYEAANPELRDELLRRMEEDQEVRNALMASNFKDEAAKAKLREVDARNTVWLKGIIAKVGWPGHEVVGVRGSFAAWLLVQHADQDVAFQAEVLPMLEKAVARGEGSAKNLAYLTDRVAVNTGRPQRYGTQLEEVNGRMVAKPLEDPAGVDARREAVGLGTLAEYIQGFERMRAASQKP encoded by the coding sequence ATGCGTCGTCTTGTCGTGGTGCTGACCGCGTTGAACCTGGCCGCCTGTGCGCATGGGGGTGGGACCGCCTCGGAGACGGCGGAGGTGGGGGTGCAGAAGGCTCCGCCGCTGACGGTGGAGGCCACGCCGGAGGCGCGCCAGGCGGCGTCGGAGGCGGAGGGGTTGGCGCGCAGGGGCGAGTCGGCGCAGTCGTTGCCGCTGTATCGGGTGGCGTGGGAGGGCGGGGTGAGGACGAAGGACGTGGCCTACAACGCGGCGTGTGCGGCGGCGTTGGCGAAGGCGTCGGATGAGGCGCTGGTGTGGCTGGGGCGCGCGGTGGAGGCGGGCTTCGACAACGCGAAGCACATGAAGAACGACCCGGACCTGGTCAGCCTCCGGGAGCTGCCGGGGTACGCGCCGTTGGAGCAGAAGGTGGCCGCGGCGGAGGCGAAGCTGTACGAGGCCGCGAACCCGGAGCTTCGGGATGAGCTGTTGCGGCGGATGGAGGAGGACCAGGAGGTGCGCAATGCGCTGATGGCCTCGAACTTCAAGGACGAGGCGGCGAAGGCGAAGTTGCGGGAGGTGGATGCGCGCAACACGGTGTGGCTGAAGGGAATCATCGCGAAGGTGGGGTGGCCGGGGCACGAGGTGGTGGGCGTGCGCGGCTCGTTCGCGGCGTGGCTGTTGGTCCAGCACGCGGACCAGGATGTGGCGTTCCAGGCGGAGGTGCTGCCGATGTTGGAGAAGGCGGTGGCGCGGGGCGAGGGCTCGGCGAAGAACCTCGCGTACCTGACGGACCGGGTGGCGGTGAACACAGGCAGGCCGCAGCGGTATGGGACGCAGCTGGAAGAGGTGAATGGCCGCATGGTGGCCAAGCCGCTCGAGGACCCCGCGGGAGTGGATGCCCGCCGCGAGGCCGTGGGCCTGGGGACGCTGGCGGAGTACATCCAGGGCTTCGAGCGGATGCGGGCGGCGAGCCAGAAGCCCTGA
- a CDS encoding arylamine N-acetyltransferase family protein codes for MFDVGRYLERIGAQPGASLAALHHAHLESVPFENLDIHLGRPIRLDVDSLFDKIVARRRGGFCYELNGLFSRLLTARGYGVTPLSAQVASEQKNGTFGPEFDHLTLQVEDGAERWLVDVGFGDGFLEPLRLDDRDVQTRCGHDFRLVPEGERLILWRDLGAGWEAQYSLSLVPRALGDFTGMCHYHQTAPDSFFTQRRLCTRATPSGRVTLKEGALVLTHGREKQEVPVEEEARARALAEHFGIQL; via the coding sequence ATGTTCGACGTTGGCCGCTATCTCGAACGCATCGGTGCCCAGCCGGGTGCATCGCTGGCCGCGCTGCACCATGCCCACCTGGAGTCGGTCCCCTTCGAGAACCTGGACATCCACCTGGGCCGCCCCATCCGGCTCGATGTGGACTCGCTGTTCGACAAGATCGTCGCGCGCCGACGCGGCGGGTTCTGCTACGAGCTCAACGGCTTGTTCTCGCGGCTGCTCACCGCGCGCGGCTACGGGGTGACACCGCTGTCCGCGCAAGTGGCCTCCGAGCAGAAGAACGGAACCTTCGGGCCGGAGTTCGACCACCTGACGCTCCAGGTGGAGGACGGTGCCGAGCGCTGGTTGGTGGACGTGGGCTTTGGAGATGGCTTCCTCGAGCCCCTGCGCCTGGATGACCGCGATGTGCAGACGCGCTGCGGGCACGACTTCCGGCTCGTGCCCGAGGGAGAGCGGCTCATCCTCTGGCGCGACCTGGGCGCGGGATGGGAGGCGCAGTATTCGCTCTCGCTCGTGCCACGTGCGCTGGGGGACTTCACCGGCATGTGCCACTACCACCAGACGGCGCCGGACTCGTTCTTCACGCAGCGGAGGCTGTGTACCCGGGCCACGCCAAGCGGTCGCGTCACCCTCAAGGAGGGTGCGCTCGTGCTGACGCACGGAAGAGAGAAGCAAGAGGTGCCCGTGGAGGAGGAGGCCCGAGCGCGGGCCCTCGCGGAGCACTTCGGCATCCAGCTTTGA
- a CDS encoding M1 family metallopeptidase, with the protein MRWSPFLLLPALVSLHCTHAPEAAAPSTPAATVATTPQWPEPQPPALRLPDTVRPTHYTLDLKLISTEQTFSGTVTVEVDVREPVRQVWLHGQDLEVSSARIEAGARTLDAKPVTASEGRLGLLLPETLAPGKARIIIAFSGKVDRERSQGLYSVAEGGHDYFYTFFEPVDARRAFPCFDEPGFKVPWKLRFTVKDTDVALANHAIESKEALPGGLQRVTFIDSKPMPSYLVAFMVGPFDVVDAGTVGRNKAPLRFVVPKGRGPETAYAASVTPRIVSVLEDFFDQSYPYEKLDVAVVPRYWGTMEHPGLVALGQPLTLIKPGEETIQRRRHYVHIAGHELGHYWFGNIATCRWWDDIWLNESLTSWLDRKQMDGFDASWGYGQDASSGDRMAAMETDALASTLPVRKPATTHDAVLGAFDNSTTYSKGAALLDMLEAWMGREKMRDMLRLHVRKHEWSTVTADDFAGTIAEAAGPDLARSFRTFIDQPGVPRVSAELQCDAGKAPRLKLSQERYVPAGSTASSTAQMWTIPVCVRAGDRAGDTRVCQMLSERTGEMELPLKGCPQWVLLNASGTGYYRSSYTSKQLAQVMAAPKGTLSVPERLALLSDVEAAASRGDLPLGDALKLVPGTATDPNRTIVANGAGLLGLVRQDHLTPAERARFRAWVGKLYGPRAQTLGWQPRPGDTDDVKQLRSLLLGLAAGMGDDAVLTREAQKLARAWLDKRDSVSAEAAPLAVRVAARKSDRSLFDALLTQARQAKSHNERLELLFPLTSFTDPALVQETLALVNGGEFDVRDTYKILGAAFYKVESREAAWKYFREHFDSMAARVRSDDLGAIVGFTSALCDDTQRAELESFLGPRVAKLEGAPHAYAQALETIRLCVEADRLHRKSVQTFLSTLPR; encoded by the coding sequence ATGCGCTGGTCCCCCTTCCTCCTCCTCCCCGCGTTGGTCTCACTGCACTGCACCCACGCACCCGAGGCCGCGGCGCCGTCCACGCCCGCGGCCACGGTGGCCACCACTCCCCAGTGGCCTGAACCCCAGCCCCCCGCGCTGCGGCTGCCCGACACCGTCCGGCCCACCCACTACACGCTGGACCTGAAGCTCATCTCCACGGAGCAGACGTTCTCCGGCACCGTCACCGTCGAGGTCGACGTGCGCGAGCCGGTGCGCCAGGTCTGGCTGCACGGCCAGGACCTGGAGGTGAGCTCGGCGCGCATCGAAGCGGGAGCCCGCACGCTCGACGCGAAGCCCGTCACCGCGAGCGAGGGACGGCTGGGGCTGCTCCTTCCGGAGACGCTGGCCCCGGGCAAGGCGCGCATCATCATCGCCTTCAGCGGCAAGGTGGACCGCGAGCGCAGCCAGGGCCTCTACTCCGTGGCCGAGGGTGGTCACGACTACTTCTACACGTTCTTCGAGCCGGTGGACGCGCGCCGCGCCTTCCCGTGCTTCGACGAGCCGGGCTTCAAGGTGCCCTGGAAGCTGCGCTTCACGGTGAAGGACACGGACGTGGCGCTGGCCAACCACGCCATCGAGTCGAAGGAGGCGCTGCCCGGCGGGCTCCAGCGCGTCACCTTCATCGACAGCAAGCCGATGCCCAGCTACCTGGTCGCCTTCATGGTGGGCCCGTTCGACGTGGTGGATGCGGGCACCGTCGGACGCAACAAGGCGCCGCTGCGCTTCGTCGTCCCCAAGGGCCGAGGCCCCGAGACGGCCTACGCCGCCAGCGTCACGCCGCGCATCGTCTCCGTGCTGGAGGACTTCTTCGACCAGTCCTACCCCTACGAGAAGCTGGATGTCGCGGTGGTGCCGCGCTACTGGGGCACCATGGAGCACCCGGGCCTCGTCGCGCTGGGCCAGCCCCTGACGCTCATCAAGCCCGGCGAGGAGACGATTCAGCGCCGCCGGCACTACGTCCACATCGCGGGCCACGAGCTGGGGCACTACTGGTTCGGCAACATCGCCACCTGCCGCTGGTGGGATGACATCTGGCTCAACGAGTCGCTGACCTCGTGGCTGGACCGCAAGCAGATGGACGGCTTCGACGCGAGCTGGGGCTATGGGCAGGACGCCAGCAGCGGAGACCGGATGGCCGCCATGGAGACGGACGCGCTCGCCTCCACGCTCCCGGTGCGCAAGCCGGCGACAACTCACGACGCGGTCCTCGGGGCATTCGACAACTCCACCACGTACTCCAAGGGCGCGGCCCTCCTCGACATGCTCGAGGCGTGGATGGGCCGTGAGAAGATGCGCGACATGCTCCGCCTCCATGTCCGCAAGCACGAGTGGAGCACGGTGACGGCCGATGACTTCGCCGGCACGATTGCCGAGGCCGCCGGGCCGGACCTCGCCCGCTCCTTCCGCACGTTCATCGACCAGCCCGGCGTGCCGCGTGTCTCGGCTGAACTCCAATGCGACGCTGGCAAGGCGCCGCGGCTCAAGCTGTCCCAGGAGCGCTACGTGCCCGCGGGCTCCACCGCCTCCAGCACCGCGCAGATGTGGACCATCCCCGTGTGTGTGCGCGCGGGAGACCGCGCCGGGGACACGCGCGTCTGCCAGATGCTGTCCGAGCGCACGGGAGAGATGGAGCTGCCCCTCAAGGGCTGCCCCCAGTGGGTGCTCCTGAACGCGAGCGGCACGGGCTACTACCGCTCCAGCTACACCTCGAAGCAGCTCGCCCAGGTGATGGCCGCGCCCAAGGGCACGCTGAGTGTCCCGGAGCGGCTGGCGCTGCTCTCGGACGTGGAGGCCGCGGCGAGCCGGGGCGATCTGCCGCTCGGTGACGCGCTCAAGCTCGTGCCTGGCACGGCCACGGACCCGAACCGCACCATCGTCGCCAACGGCGCCGGCCTCCTCGGGTTGGTGCGCCAGGACCACCTCACTCCCGCCGAACGGGCGCGCTTCCGCGCCTGGGTGGGCAAGCTCTACGGACCTCGGGCCCAGACCCTGGGCTGGCAGCCTCGGCCCGGGGACACGGATGACGTGAAGCAGTTGCGTTCGCTCCTGCTCGGCCTGGCCGCGGGGATGGGGGATGACGCGGTGCTGACGCGGGAGGCGCAGAAGCTCGCGCGCGCGTGGCTGGACAAGCGCGACAGCGTGAGCGCGGAGGCCGCGCCCCTGGCGGTCCGGGTGGCCGCACGCAAGTCGGACCGCTCGCTCTTCGACGCGCTCCTGACCCAGGCGCGCCAGGCGAAGAGCCACAACGAGCGGCTCGAGCTGCTCTTCCCGCTGACGTCCTTCACCGACCCGGCGCTGGTGCAGGAGACGCTGGCGCTGGTGAACGGCGGGGAGTTCGACGTGCGCGACACGTACAAAATCCTCGGCGCCGCCTTCTACAAGGTGGAGTCGCGCGAGGCCGCGTGGAAGTACTTCCGCGAACACTTCGACTCGATGGCGGCGAGGGTCCGCTCGGATGACCTGGGCGCCATCGTTGGCTTCACCAGCGCGCTCTGCGACGACACCCAGCGCGCGGAGCTGGAGTCCTTCCTCGGGCCCCGCGTGGCGAAGCTGGAGGGCGCGCCGCATGCCTATGCGCAAGCGCTGGAGACCATCCGCCTGTGCGTGGAGGCGGACCGCCTCCATCGCAAGAGCGTGCAGACCTTCTTGAGCACGCTGCCCCGCTGA
- a CDS encoding SBBP repeat-containing protein, which translates to MRHPLLSTFALAGAVCAVGAPLAAEAQVPAPSWVRQLGANFDEQAQAVAVSGNSVYVVGHTSSQLGPQPKAGGMDVFVAKYTTAGALQWVQQLGTSGEERATAVAADADGNVYVTGHTSGGFDFFTNAGGFDFFVTRFDAQGNRQWLRQSGTQMDDFGTGLALGADDTLYLSGYTGGSFANGGNPHHYDVVVALYDTGGNLYWLNQYGTANSDIARGIAVTTDHQVYVVGNTSGAFGGSSTPASGTDLFLMKLDILGVQQWVRQDDTSELEDARGVAVDANGSVYVVGETFGTFAGGAPNNGTVDVFVAKYSSVANQLWTRMLGGSQPDYAFGVAVAADGTVQAAGYTTNALDGNAYAGSQDAFLTRFDAAGLKLGTRTLGTSTPDSARGVAVDAAGNAYVTGSTYGGLGGNLNAGSFDAFLARF; encoded by the coding sequence ATGAGACACCCCCTGTTGAGCACGTTCGCCCTCGCTGGCGCCGTCTGCGCGGTAGGCGCGCCCCTCGCCGCCGAAGCCCAGGTCCCCGCCCCGTCCTGGGTGCGCCAGCTCGGCGCCAACTTCGATGAGCAGGCCCAGGCGGTCGCCGTGTCGGGCAACAGCGTCTATGTCGTCGGTCACACCTCCAGCCAGCTCGGTCCGCAGCCGAAGGCGGGCGGCATGGATGTCTTCGTGGCGAAGTACACCACCGCGGGCGCCCTGCAGTGGGTCCAGCAGCTGGGCACCTCCGGAGAGGAGCGCGCCACGGCGGTGGCCGCGGACGCGGATGGCAACGTGTACGTCACGGGCCACACGTCGGGCGGCTTCGACTTCTTCACGAACGCGGGCGGCTTCGACTTCTTCGTCACCCGGTTCGACGCGCAGGGCAACCGGCAGTGGCTGCGCCAGAGCGGCACGCAGATGGATGACTTCGGCACGGGCCTCGCCCTGGGCGCGGACGACACGCTCTACCTCTCCGGCTACACCGGCGGCAGCTTCGCCAACGGCGGCAACCCCCACCACTACGACGTCGTCGTGGCCCTCTACGACACGGGCGGCAACCTCTACTGGCTCAACCAGTACGGCACGGCGAACAGCGACATCGCGCGCGGCATCGCGGTGACGACCGACCATCAGGTGTACGTGGTGGGGAACACGTCCGGCGCGTTCGGCGGCTCCAGCACGCCCGCGTCGGGCACCGACCTGTTCCTCATGAAGCTCGACATCCTGGGCGTCCAGCAGTGGGTCCGCCAGGATGACACCTCCGAGCTCGAGGACGCGCGCGGCGTGGCCGTGGACGCGAATGGCTCCGTCTACGTCGTGGGCGAGACGTTCGGCACCTTCGCCGGCGGCGCGCCCAACAACGGCACCGTGGACGTCTTCGTCGCCAAGTACAGCTCCGTGGCCAACCAGCTGTGGACCCGGATGCTCGGCGGCTCGCAGCCCGACTATGCGTTTGGCGTCGCGGTCGCCGCCGACGGCACCGTGCAGGCCGCCGGCTACACGACGAACGCGCTGGACGGAAACGCCTACGCGGGCTCGCAGGATGCCTTCCTCACCCGGTTCGACGCGGCGGGCCTGAAGCTGGGCACGCGCACCCTGGGCACCTCCACCCCTGACTCCGCACGCGGCGTGGCGGTGGATGCCGCGGGCAACGCCTACGTCACCGGCTCCACCTACGGCGGCCTGGGCGGCAACCTCAACGCGGGCAGCTTCGACGCGTTCCTTGCCCGCTTCTGA
- a CDS encoding phosphoribosyltransferase family protein, with amino-acid sequence MLKALLDVLYPPACIACARVLPGPGAFFCEACDTAVERLPPACCRTCAEPGAFPGATCPRCRASPPPFSRAWAPFAHEGPVSRAIHRFKYEDRPELAAPLARLLAAEAQRFLAHAPTLVVALPLHTRRYHARKYDQAQLLAGALAKHLGHEAPVGWLTRTRDTQRQVGLSEEARADNVDGAFSATSDVADRDVLLLDDVFTTGATARAATTALCAAGASRVEVLSLARAFTLT; translated from the coding sequence GTGCTGAAGGCCCTGCTGGACGTGCTCTATCCCCCCGCGTGCATCGCCTGCGCGCGGGTGCTGCCCGGCCCCGGGGCCTTCTTCTGTGAAGCCTGCGACACGGCGGTGGAGCGTCTGCCCCCCGCCTGCTGTCGCACCTGCGCCGAGCCCGGCGCCTTTCCCGGAGCCACCTGTCCGCGCTGCCGCGCCTCGCCGCCGCCCTTCTCCCGGGCCTGGGCGCCCTTCGCGCACGAGGGGCCCGTCTCCCGCGCCATCCACCGCTTCAAGTACGAGGACCGGCCGGAGCTGGCCGCGCCCCTCGCGCGGCTGCTCGCGGCCGAGGCGCAGCGCTTCCTCGCCCACGCTCCCACCCTCGTGGTGGCGCTGCCGCTGCACACCCGCCGCTACCATGCGCGCAAGTACGACCAGGCCCAGCTCCTCGCGGGCGCGCTGGCGAAGCACCTGGGCCACGAGGCCCCCGTGGGGTGGCTCACCCGGACGCGGGACACCCAGCGACAGGTGGGACTGAGCGAAGAGGCTCGCGCCGACAACGTCGACGGGGCCTTCTCCGCGACCTCCGACGTCGCCGACCGCGACGTGCTGCTGCTCGATGATGTCTTCACCACGGGAGCCACCGCTCGCGCCGCCACCACGGCCTTGTGCGCGGCGGGTGCATCCCGAGTCGAAGTGCTGTCGCTCGCCCGTGCATTCACCCTGACCTGA
- the gpmI gene encoding 2,3-bisphosphoglycerate-independent phosphoglycerate mutase, with the protein MTPAHKVLLCILDGWGIRHEREANAILLAGTPHLDKLTSPYPFTELATSGLAVGLPEGQMGNSEVGHTNIGAGRIVYQDLVRINRAVESGELAQNPVLRAAMDGVKADGKALHLLGLVSPGGVHSSMDHLFALLRAARERGVAHVYVHAFLDGRDTPPQSALGYVEQLERFLHETQAGRIATVSGRYYAMDRDKRWDRVQLAYEALVHGQGPKAPDALSAIRASYAEKVTDEFVKPTLIANGDGTPVGRIQDGDTVVFFNFRADRARELTQALAYPDFKQFDRGGLRLGRYVCMTQYDETFDLPVAFGPDQPQDIFPELLSRQGLRQFRTAETEKYAHVTFFFNGGREVVYPGEDRFLVPSPRDVKTYDLKPEMSAREVTAELVKRLDSGTYDFALANFANPDMVGHSGRLDAAMQAVRVVDECLGVLGKACERNGWVLAISADHGNCEQMVDPVTGEPHTAHTLNPVPFHLIHPAFRGQKLRPGILADIAPTLCKVMGLPQSKEMNRMGVLP; encoded by the coding sequence ATGACTCCCGCACACAAGGTCCTGCTCTGCATCCTGGACGGCTGGGGCATCCGCCACGAGCGCGAGGCGAATGCCATCCTCCTGGCCGGAACGCCGCACCTCGACAAGCTGACGAGCCCCTATCCGTTCACCGAGCTGGCGACCTCGGGCCTGGCCGTGGGCCTGCCCGAGGGGCAGATGGGCAACTCGGAGGTGGGCCACACCAACATCGGCGCGGGCCGCATCGTCTACCAGGACCTGGTGCGCATCAACCGCGCGGTGGAGTCCGGAGAGCTGGCGCAGAACCCGGTGCTGCGCGCGGCGATGGACGGCGTGAAGGCGGACGGCAAGGCGCTGCACCTGTTGGGACTGGTGTCGCCCGGCGGTGTGCACTCGTCGATGGACCACCTGTTCGCGCTGTTGCGGGCCGCGCGGGAGCGGGGCGTCGCGCACGTCTACGTGCACGCGTTCCTGGACGGCCGCGACACGCCGCCGCAGAGCGCGCTGGGCTATGTGGAGCAGCTGGAGCGCTTCCTCCACGAGACGCAGGCGGGCCGCATCGCCACGGTGAGCGGGCGCTACTACGCCATGGACCGCGACAAGCGGTGGGACCGGGTGCAGCTCGCCTACGAGGCGCTGGTGCACGGCCAGGGCCCCAAGGCGCCGGACGCGCTGAGCGCCATCCGCGCGTCGTACGCGGAGAAGGTCACCGACGAGTTCGTGAAGCCCACGCTCATCGCCAACGGAGACGGCACCCCGGTGGGCCGCATCCAGGACGGCGACACGGTGGTGTTCTTCAACTTCCGGGCGGACCGCGCGCGGGAGCTGACCCAGGCGCTGGCGTACCCGGACTTCAAGCAGTTCGACCGGGGCGGGCTGCGGCTGGGGCGCTACGTCTGCATGACCCAGTACGACGAGACGTTCGACCTGCCCGTCGCGTTCGGCCCGGACCAGCCGCAGGACATCTTCCCGGAGCTGCTGTCGCGCCAGGGGCTGCGCCAGTTCCGCACGGCGGAGACGGAGAAGTACGCGCACGTGACGTTCTTCTTCAACGGCGGGCGCGAGGTCGTCTACCCGGGCGAGGACCGCTTCCTCGTGCCCAGCCCGCGCGACGTGAAGACCTACGACTTGAAGCCGGAGATGTCCGCGCGCGAGGTGACGGCGGAGCTGGTGAAGCGGCTGGACTCCGGCACGTATGACTTCGCGCTGGCGAACTTCGCCAACCCGGACATGGTGGGGCACAGCGGCCGACTGGATGCCGCCATGCAGGCGGTGCGCGTGGTGGACGAGTGCCTGGGCGTGCTCGGCAAGGCGTGTGAGCGCAATGGTTGGGTGCTGGCCATCTCCGCGGACCATGGCAACTGCGAGCAGATGGTGGACCCCGTCACGGGCGAGCCGCACACGGCGCACACGCTCAACCCCGTGCCCTTCCACCTCATCCACCCGGCCTTCCGGGGACAGAAGCTGCGCCCCGGCATCCTCGCGGACATCGCCCCCACCCTGTGCAAGGTGATGGGCCTGCCGCAGTCCAAGGAGATGAACCGGATGGGCGTCCTGCCTTGA
- a CDS encoding RNA ligase RtcB family protein, translating to MSTADTTPTSTPSAPVRIIASPQSWIEGEAVRQLEAVARLPGMRLAVGLPDLHPGKGAPVGAAFTSEGILYPYLVGSDIGCGMGLWDVGMLARKAKAERWASKLDVEGAWNGDVEGFLAEEGVKSTGFEASLGTVGGGNHFAELQRVEEVHDAEAFASLGLAADRLLLLVHSGSRGLGEAILRAHVDRHAAGGLTADSAEASAYLARHDHAVAWARANRALVARRMLDGIGAPGRRVLDVCHNSVTARRDAQGTRWLHRKGAAPADEGPVVIPGSRGALSYLVAPLGDGTGSAFSLAHGAGRKWTRTAARERIKERFTAESLTRTSFKSHVICENKDLLFEEAPPAYKPIDRVVTDLVEAGLVRVVATLAPVLTYKTRSLEE from the coding sequence ATGAGCACCGCCGACACGACCCCCACCTCCACCCCTTCCGCGCCCGTGCGCATCATCGCCTCGCCCCAGTCGTGGATAGAGGGAGAGGCGGTGCGGCAGCTCGAGGCCGTGGCCCGGCTTCCCGGCATGCGGCTGGCGGTGGGACTCCCCGACCTGCACCCCGGCAAGGGCGCTCCCGTCGGCGCCGCCTTCACCTCCGAAGGCATCCTCTATCCCTACCTGGTCGGCAGCGACATCGGCTGTGGCATGGGGCTGTGGGACGTCGGGATGCTCGCGCGAAAGGCCAAGGCGGAGCGGTGGGCCTCGAAGCTGGATGTGGAGGGAGCCTGGAACGGAGACGTGGAGGGCTTCCTGGCGGAGGAAGGCGTGAAGTCCACCGGCTTCGAGGCGTCACTCGGCACGGTGGGCGGTGGCAACCACTTCGCGGAGCTTCAGCGGGTGGAGGAGGTGCACGACGCGGAGGCCTTCGCCTCCCTCGGCCTGGCCGCGGACCGGCTGCTGCTCCTGGTGCACTCGGGCTCGCGGGGACTGGGCGAGGCGATTCTCCGGGCCCACGTGGACCGTCACGCGGCGGGGGGCCTCACGGCGGACTCGGCCGAGGCCTCCGCCTACCTGGCCCGGCATGACCACGCGGTGGCGTGGGCCCGGGCCAACCGGGCGCTGGTGGCACGGCGCATGTTGGATGGCATCGGCGCTCCGGGCCGTCGGGTGTTGGATGTCTGCCACAACAGCGTCACGGCGCGGCGAGACGCGCAAGGAACACGGTGGCTGCATCGCAAGGGCGCGGCGCCAGCGGATGAAGGGCCCGTGGTGATTCCGGGCAGCCGGGGCGCGCTGAGCTATCTGGTGGCGCCGCTGGGAGATGGGACGGGCAGCGCGTTCAGCCTCGCGCACGGCGCGGGACGCAAGTGGACGCGGACGGCGGCCCGGGAGCGCATCAAGGAGCGCTTCACCGCGGAGTCCCTCACACGCACCAGCTTCAAGAGCCACGTCATCTGCGAGAACAAGGACCTGCTCTTCGAGGAAGCGCCGCCTGCGTACAAGCCCATAGACCGCGTGGTGACGGACCTGGTGGAAGCGGGGCTGGTGAGAGTGGTGGCCACCCTGGCGCCGGTGCTGACGTACAAGACGCGCTCCCTCGAGGAGTAG
- a CDS encoding 23S rRNA (pseudouridine(1915)-N(3))-methyltransferase RlmH, protein MKVRLLSIGKDRSGLYEPAVQEYARRLGHYTRFELVELTEASGKKLKPGDAKASEAEAILSRRKPQDWVVALDERGSLLDSVELSRYVGKAQTGAKDLLFVIGGDEGLDESVRGAANLTLSLSKMTLPHRLARVVLVEQLYRAFTILKGEPYHK, encoded by the coding sequence CTGAAGGTCCGCCTCCTCTCCATCGGCAAGGACCGCTCCGGCCTCTACGAGCCGGCGGTCCAGGAGTATGCCCGCCGTCTGGGGCACTACACCCGCTTCGAGCTGGTGGAGCTGACCGAGGCGAGCGGCAAGAAGCTCAAGCCCGGCGACGCCAAGGCCTCCGAGGCGGAGGCCATCCTCTCGCGGCGCAAGCCGCAGGACTGGGTGGTGGCGCTGGATGAGCGAGGCTCGCTGCTCGACTCGGTGGAGCTGAGCCGCTACGTGGGCAAGGCCCAGACGGGCGCCAAGGACCTGCTGTTCGTCATCGGTGGTGACGAGGGCCTGGACGAAAGCGTGCGCGGCGCGGCGAACCTCACGCTGTCGCTGTCGAAGATGACGCTGCCCCACCGGCTGGCCCGCGTCGTGCTCGTGGAGCAGCTCTACCGCGCGTTCACGATTCTCAAGGGCGAGCCGTACCACAAGTAG
- the rsfS gene encoding ribosome silencing factor: protein MATKKKTTTPRKKSGTRAPAARKKTAGKAAPKGKVPARKKTAGRAPAKKKTARLPAAPQQKAGPAENPQAQALARRVGQLLLEKKALDVVILDVRGMTSYADYIVIASGESDRQVSAMAEHVQVQLKQGDEKARALGTEGVETGQWVLLDYGEVVAHLFLADLRAHYDLEGLWADASREKVS, encoded by the coding sequence ATGGCAACGAAGAAGAAGACGACGACCCCACGAAAGAAGAGCGGCACCCGGGCTCCGGCGGCCCGGAAGAAGACGGCGGGCAAGGCGGCGCCCAAGGGCAAGGTCCCCGCGCGCAAGAAGACGGCGGGCCGCGCCCCGGCGAAGAAGAAGACGGCCCGGCTGCCAGCCGCGCCCCAGCAGAAGGCGGGCCCCGCGGAGAACCCGCAGGCCCAGGCGCTGGCGCGGCGCGTGGGACAGCTCCTGCTGGAGAAGAAGGCGCTGGACGTCGTCATCCTCGACGTGCGGGGCATGACCTCCTACGCGGACTACATCGTTATCGCCTCCGGCGAGAGCGACCGCCAGGTGAGCGCCATGGCCGAGCACGTCCAGGTGCAGCTCAAGCAGGGCGACGAGAAGGCGCGCGCCCTGGGCACCGAGGGTGTGGAGACGGGCCAGTGGGTGCTGCTCGACTACGGCGAGGTGGTGGCGCACCTGTTCCTCGCGGACCTGCGCGCGCACTATGACCTGGAAGGTCTCTGGGCGGACGCGTCCCGGGAGAAGGTGTCCTGA
- a CDS encoding tetratricopeptide repeat protein: MSDARLEQFKKMVADFPDSPMSHFSLGKLYLDRKQYAEAATSLESAVRLDPSYAAAMVALGDALSGAGQSDRAREVLTRAREHALSQGHPGLAEEIDERINDLG, from the coding sequence ATGAGCGACGCCCGCCTGGAACAGTTCAAGAAGATGGTGGCCGACTTCCCGGACTCCCCCATGAGCCACTTCTCCCTCGGGAAGCTGTACCTGGACCGCAAGCAGTACGCCGAGGCGGCCACCAGCCTGGAGTCGGCCGTTCGCCTGGACCCGTCCTACGCCGCGGCCATGGTGGCCCTGGGGGACGCGCTCTCCGGTGCCGGCCAGTCGGACCGCGCCCGGGAGGTGCTCACCCGCGCCCGCGAGCACGCCCTGTCCCAGGGGCACCCCGGCCTCGCCGAGGAGATTGACGAGCGCATCAACGACCTGGGCTGA